From a single Fusarium fujikuroi IMI 58289 draft genome, chromosome FFUJ_chr03 genomic region:
- a CDS encoding probable translation elongation factor EF-Tu precursor, mitochondrial, protein MSTAFRSLAPFLRTARQGLRANPVNPLQSAFSKQNTSGVLNLYRTYAVFERSKPHVNIGTIGHVDHGKTTLSAAITKRQADKGLANFLEYGAIDKAPEERKRGITISTAHIEYATDNRHYSHVDCPGHADYIKNMITGAANMDGAIIVVAASDGQMPQTREHLLLARQVGVQRIVVFVNKVDAIDDPEMLELVEMEMRELLNTYGFEGDDTPVIMGSALMSLQNQRPEIGTEKIDELLAAVDEWIPTPERDLDKPFLMSVEDVFSIAGRGTVVSGRVERGVLKRDQEIELVGKGQEVIKTKVTDIETFKKSCEQSQAGDNSGLLIRGVRREDVRRGMVVCAPGTVKSHTQFLASLYVLSKEEGGRHTGFQEHYRPQLYLRTADESIDLTFPEGTEDASSKMVMPGDNTEMVVTMGHPNAIEVGQRFNIREGGRTVATGLCTRILK, encoded by the exons ATGTCGACCGCTTTCCGATCCCTTGCGCCTTTCCTGCGCACCGCCCGACAAGGTCTACGGGCTAACCCCGTCAACCCTCTTCAGTCCGCCTTCAGCAAGCAGAACACATCCGGTGTCCTCAACCTCTACCGCACATATGCTGTTTTTGAGCGATCAAAGCCTCATGTGAACATCGGTACAATTGGTCACGTCGATCACGGCAAG ACCACTCTTTCTGCTGCCATCACAAAGCGACAGGCCGACAAGGGCCTCGCCAACTTCCTTGAATATGGTGCCATTGACAAGGCTCCTGAGGAGCGAAAGCGTGGTATTACCATCTCGACCGCACACATCGAGTACGCCACCGACAACCGCCACTACTCCCACGTCGATTGCCCTGGTCACGCCGATtacatcaagaacatgatTACTGGTGCAGCCAACATGGACGGTGCTATCATCGTAGTTGCTGCCTCCGATGGACAGATGCCCCAGACCCGTGAACACTTGCTCCTCGCTCGTCAGGTTGGTGTTCAGCGAATTGTCGTCTTTGTCAACAAGGTCGATGCCATTGATGACCCCGAGATGCTTGAGCTCgtcgagatggagatgcgCGAGCTTCTTAACACCTATGGCTTCGAAGGCGACGACACCCCCGTCATCATGGGCTCGGCTCTCATGTCTCTCCAGAACCAGCGCCCTGAGATTGGCACcgagaagattgatgagcttcttgctgccGTCGACGAGTGGATCCCAACCCCCGAGCGTGACCTTGACAAGCCCTTCCTTATGTCCGTCGAGGATGTCTTCTCCATTGCTGGCCGTGGTACCGTCGTGTCTGGCCGTGTGGAGCGTGGTGTTCTGAAGCGTGACCAGGAGATCGAGCTTGTTGGAAAGGGTCAGGAGGttatcaagaccaaggttaCCGATATCGAGACCTTCAAGAAGTCTTGTGAGCAGTCCCAGGCTGGTGACAACTCTGGTCTCCTCATCCGAGGTGTTCGCCGTGAGGATGTCCGCCGTGGTATGGTCGTCTGCGCTCCTGGCACCGTGAAGTCTCACACCCAGTTCCTCGCTTCCCTCTATGTCCTCtccaaggaggagggtggCCGACACACCGGTTTCCAGGAGCACTACCGACCCCAGCTCTACCTCCGAACCGCAGATGAGTCCATTGACCTGACTTTCCCTGAGGGTACTGAGGATGCCTCCAGCAAGATGGTCATGCCTGGCGACAACACCGAGATGGTTGTCACCATGGGTCACCCCAATGCCATCGAGGTTGGTCAGCGATTCAACATCCGTGAGGGTGGTCGAACTGTCGCTACTGGTCTCTGCACTCGCATCCTCAAATAA
- a CDS encoding probable ribosomal protein RPL4A yields the protein MASRPTVSIIGKDGAPTGATHAIPAVFTSPIRPDIVQQVHTGIAKNKRQPYAVSEKAGHQTSAESWGTGRAVARIPRVSGGGTHRAGQAAFGNMCRSGRMFAPTKIWRKWHVKVNQGQKRYAVVSALAASAAVPLLQARGHQVNSVPEVPLVVDSAVFEGAAIAKTAAAFGLLKAVGAGPDIEKVKNSKKLRAGKGKLRGRRHRQRRGPLVIYDPETDGKELVTAFRNITGVETSPVTALNLLQLAPGGHLGRFIVWTSAAFKALDEIYGSTTEASAHKRDFLLPSNVVSQADLTRLINSSEIQSSLNAPKGEAVTRRSAVQKKNPLKNKQVMLRLNPYASVFAQEAQKKQN from the exons ATGGCTTCGCGACCTACCGTCTCTATCATCGGCAAAGATGGTGCTCCCACAGGAGCTACCCACGCCATTCCCGCCGTCTTCACCAGCCCGATCCGACCGGACATTGTCCAGCAGGTTCACACCGGTATCGCTAAGAACAAGCGACAGCCTTATGCTGTGAGCGAGAAGGCTGGTCACCAGACCTCTGCCGAGTCTTGGGGAACTG GTCGTGCTGTCGCTCGTATTCCCCGTGTCTCTGGTGGTGGTACTCACCGCGCTGGTCAGGCTGCCTTCGGTAACATGTGTCGTTCCGGTCGCATGTTCGCCCCTACCAAGATCTGGCGCAAGTGGCACGTCAAGGTCAACCAGGGCCAGAA GCGATATGCTGTCGTCTCTGCTCTCGCTGCCTCCGCTGCCGTTCCCCTGCTCCAGGCCCGTGGCCACCAGGTCAACTCCGTCCCTGAGGTTCCTCTGGTTGTCGACTCCGCCGTCTTCGAGGGTGCTGCCATTGCCaagactgctgctgctttcgGTCTTCTGAAGGCTGTTGGCGCTGGTCCCGAtatcgagaaggtcaagaactcCAAGAAGCTCCGTGCTGGTAAGGGCAAGCTCCGTGGCCGACGCCACCGCCAGCGACGTGGCCCTCTTGTCATCTACGACCCCGAGACTGATGGCAAGGAGCTTGTCACTGCTTTCCGCAACATCACTGGTGTCGAGACCTCTCCCGTCACcgctctcaaccttctccagCTCGCCCCTGGTGGTCACCTTGGCCGCTTCATTGTCTGGACATCTGCTGCCTTCAAGGCCCTTGACGAGATCTACGGTTCCACCACCGAGGCCTCTGCCCACAAGCGTGACTTCCTCCTTCCCTCCAACGTTGTCTCTCAGGCCGATCTTACTCGTCTGATCAACAGCTCTGAAATCCAGAGCTCTCTCAACGCTCCCAAGGGCGAGGCTGTCACCCGCCGATCTGCtgtccagaagaagaacccTCTTAAGAACAAGCAGGTCATGCTTCGCCTGAACCCTTATGCCTCCGTGTTTGCCCAGGAggctcagaagaagcagaactAA
- a CDS encoding probable protein disulfide-isomerase precursor produces MVLIKSFVLSALAATVAAKSAVIELLPSNFDDIVLKSGKPTLVEFFAPWCGHCKTLAPVWEDLANTYEYAKDKVQIAKVDADAQRELGKRFGIQGFPTLKFFDGKSNKPQDYKSGRDLESLTNFIVEKTGVKPKKKLELPSEVTYLNDATFPKAIGGDKHVLVAFTAPWCGHCKSLAPTWEDLANTFVNEKNVLIAKVDAEAPNSKAVAEEQGVKSYPTIKWFPAGSKKAVAYESGRSEQAFVDWINEHAGTHRVTGGGLDTVAGTVESLDTLVAKITGGAAIADVAEEVKKEVETLTDSAQKTYAEYYVRVFDKLSSNNDWVSKELARLDGILTKGGLAPTKRDQIQQKTNVLRKFTQKVEEKAEEIKDEL; encoded by the exons ATGGTTCTTATCAAGAGCTTCGTGCTGAGCGCCCTTGCCGCTACCGTCGCAGCCAAATCCGCCGTCATCGAATTACTTCCCTCTAATTTTGACGATATCGTTCTCAAGTCCGGCAAACCTACGCTCGTCGAGTTCTTCGCTCCGTGGTGTGGACACTGCAAGACGCTTGCTCCCGTTTGGGAGGACCTAGCCAATACCTACGAGTACGCAAAGGACAAGGTCCAAATCGCCAAAGTCGACGCTGATGCTCAGCGTGAGCTTGGCAAGCGATTTGGTATCCAGGGTTTTCCTACCCTCAAGTTCTTCGATGGAAAGAGCAACAAGCCTCAGGATTACAAGTCTGGCCGCGACCTTGAGAGTCTGACCAATTTCATCGTTGAAAAGACTGGTGTAaaacccaagaagaagcttgagctgcCCAGCGAGGTTACCTACCTCAACGATGCGACATTTCCCAAGGCCATTGGTGGCGACAAGCATGTTCTCGTCGCTTTTACCGCTCCGTGGTGCGGAC ACTGCAAGAGCCTTGCCCCTACCTGGGAAGACCTCGCCAACACATTCGTAAACGAGAAGAATGTCCTGATCGCCAAAGTTGATGCCGAAGCCCCCAACAGCAAGGCAGTGGCTGAGGAGCAAGGTGTTAAGTCCTACCCAACCATTAAGTGGTTCCCTGCTGGCAGCAAGAAGGCTGTAGCCTACGAAAGTGGACGCAGTGAGCAAGCCTTTGTTGACTGGATCAACGAGCATGCCGGAACTCACCGAGTCACCGGCGGTGGTCTTGATACCGTTGCTGGTACCGTTGAGTCTCTTGACACGCTCGTGGCCAAGATCACAGGCGGTGCTGCCATCGCCGACGTCGCcgaggaggtcaagaaggaggttgagaCCCTCACCGATTCTGCTCAGAAAACATACGCCGAGTACTACGTGCGCGTCTTTGACAAGCTGAGCTCGAACAATGACTGGGTGTCGAAGGAGCTCGCTCGTTTGGACGGCATCCTTACTAAGGGTGGACTGGCCCCCACCAAGCGTGACCAGATTCAGCAGAAGACCAACGTTCTTCGCAAGTTTACCCAGAAGGTCGAGGAGAAGGccgaagagatcaaggatgAACTGTAA
- a CDS encoding probable 40S ribosomal protein S29, with amino-acid sequence MSHESVWNSRPRNYGKGSRSCRVCKHKAGLIRKYDLNLCRQCFREKAKDIGFNKGDVQ; translated from the exons ATGTCTCACGAAAGCGTCTGGAACTCCCGACCCCGAAACTACGGCAAGGGCTCTCGCAGCTG CCGCGTCTGCAAGCACAAGGCTGGTCTCATCCGAAAGTACGACCTCAACCTGTGCCGTCAGTGCTTCcgtgagaaggccaaggataTCGGCTTTAACAAG GGCGACGTCCAGTGA
- a CDS encoding related to ser/arg-related nuclear matrix protein produces the protein MGESFDIQNLLQAGYFTTSRAKSPKPYGHRNRSRELLLTQKHSPSSPKLDDRPSSQPPPSQQPPYQLPYYPLIPRPRSAAPPRIPRVRPPPPSVEDEEVSLKREHGVCLAKHQEEEPPSRGDIEQNPMIMEVHEYNPERRFVILTGSSSGSEGGEAETRVGSDRRRETERRREEDRRNEPSRRPEPERRAEPERRAESERRSEPEMRNETKPPRADRFEKAQRNERQDRPLGDAYTDTRSSRRYDTTLKADVTTSRERSRPPLEKRRSRQDLPRLETEFRDDQLPEKYRTRPSASGRHDQPPARPPKIPLDPQLAPEVIKSSASGRDQAYYGQSQSASRRSPTRPGHVSSAPNERRYDNGHTRTSSTASTSKRTNVEAEKPTRPLSKERIGDTSARPLSKDRDEQAARPLSKERVGTESSNRGDYLPRTTKKDRSPSYGRTDREDYGRSSTYPPREPTREPTIRRDDRRDDRGDDNRSGDDHPKGPRELHPRRKKSVVLQDERESQPKLEKVDAPSGPRLRPRGPTMPIPVVIPTGSAVSDDFTQNLRPASTFPVARDEHVLPERPKNELPYPVDEDTLIDPFDTRSKFERIGRPRSQYEPDPIISMPEMPTPIAIGPEIPLEARPASAISSSTRSPASSQSWQPPTFDPNRDGVRLEKPVGSVRRHSEHQEATGVTTFPECRRKHPVAGLVDWLTLPRTEFNICPDCYGSIFAKTEYRKPFQPMLRPSAQAIACDFGVGPWYRIAWLLTLKNEVPDLRLFHEVAKAISTTYSLPCPGDRVTTRNWLTLWNPYTRQPVYDFTICPQCAQIIQALFPNLTGIFIPLDSRSEPTRGLCAMRFKPKRKRFVMYFDAMETTSDQARLEQEEPDLGTLAQEVEKMAAVSECQEDKPITNGYWHIMQYLRQFSVCGECFDEVVRPLIKDDNVIARNFYMKPQKLPLATCQLYSNRMREIFKKACRWNDPKYLEAKVLERMDVEAMIHEKLAKLDRSKHEDEDWVEEQVDKYIQEWKRWE, from the coding sequence ATGGGCGAATCGTTTGACATACAGAACCTCCTCCAGGCGGGTTACTTCACAACTTCTCGAGCCAAGAGTCCGAAGCCGTATGGTCACCGAAATCGTTCAAGAGAACTACTACTTACACAGAAACATAGTCCATCGTCGCCAAAGTTAGATgatcgtccttcttctcaaccccCACCGTCGCAACAGCCACCATATCAGCTACCTTACTACCCTTTAATACCACGACCACGGTCCGCCGCGCCGCCACGAATACCAAGAGTTAGACCACCGCCTCCATCtgtggaagatgaggaagtCTCTCTCAAGCGAGAGCATGGTGTGTGCCTCGCAAAGCAtcaggaagaagagcccCCATCCCGTGGAGATATTGAACAGAACCCTATGATAATGGAAGTTCATGAATATAACCCTGAGCGGCGGTTTGTCATTCTGACAGGATCATCAAGCGGCTCAGAAGGTGGTGAAGCAGAAACGAGGGTTGGGTCGGACAGGAGACGTGAGACCGagagacgaagagaagaggaccGACGCAATGAGCCAAGCAGGAGACCTGAACCTGAACGAAGGGCTGAACCTGAACGAAGGGCTGAATCTGAACGAAGATCTGAACCTGAAATGAGGAACGAAACAAAACCTCCTCGTGCTGACCGGTTCGAGAAAGCCCAAAGGAACGAGCGACAAGATCGGCCATTGGGTGACGCATACACAGACACAAGATCCAGCCGGAGATACGATACTactctcaaggctgatgtAACAACGAGCAGGGAGCGTAGTCGACCACCGTTGGAAAAGAGACGCAGTCGGCAGGATCTACCTCGACTCGAAACTGAATTTAGAGACGACCAACTCCCCGAAAAATACCGTACTCGTCCTTCAGCCAGCGGACGACATGACCAACCCCCTGCACGACCCCCAAAGATTCCTCTTGACCCCCAGCTCGCACCTGaagttattaaaagtagcGCCAGCGGACGGGATCAAGCGTACTATGGACAGTCTCAGAGTGCTTCTCGTAGGTCTCCTACTCGACCAGGGCATGTATCAAGCGCCCCGAATGAGCGACGATATGATAATGGTCACACTCGTACTTCTTCAACCGCTTCCACCTCAAAGCGTACGAATGTCGAGGCTGAGAAACCGACACGCCCTCTTTCAAAAGAGCGGATTGGAGATACGTCAGCTCGCCCTCTTTCCAAGGATCGTGATGAGCAAGCTGCTCGTCCGCTTTCAAAAGAAAGAGTTGGAACTGAATCCTCTAACCGAGGCGATTACTTGCCAAGAACTACCAAGAAAGATAGATCCCCTTCCTATGGGAGGACTGATCGTGAAGATTATGGAAGATCATCGACATACCCTCCTCGTGAGCCGACACGGGAACCAACAATAAGACGTGATGACCGTCGTGATGATCGAGGCGACGACAATCGCTCTGGTGACGATCATCCAAAGGGTCCACGGGAATTGCACCCAAGACGGAAGAAGTCTGTCGTGTTGCAGGATGAACGCGAATCCCAGCCAAAGCTGGAAAAGGTTGATGCACCAAGTGGTCCCCGATTGAGACCACGAGGACCTACGATGCCTATTCCAGTCGTTATCCCTACGGGTTCGGCAGTCTCGGATGATTTTACTCAAAACTTACGACCTGCGTCAACCTTTCCAGTTGCTCGAGATGAGCATGTTCTTCCAGAGAGGCCTAAAAATGAGCTTCCATATCCCGTGGACGAGGATACTTTGATCGACCCCTTCGATACCCGCAGCAAGTTTGAGAGGATTGGTAGGCCACGATCCCAATACGAACCAGACCCAATCATATCAATGCCCGAGATGCCAACGCCTATTGCCATTGGCCCTGAAATACCACTTGAAGCCAGGCCAGCATCAGCTATTTCATCTTCCACTCgctctccagcttcttcgcAGTCATGGCAACCTCCAACATTCGACCCTAATCGAGATGGGGTTCGCCTTGAGAAACCAGTGGGGTCTGTTAGGCGTCACTCGGAGCATCAAGAAGCGACAGGTGTAACCACGTTCCCCGAATGCCGCCGCAAGCACCCCGTTGCAGGTTTGGTGGATTGGCTTACACTGCCTCGTACAGAGTTCAACATTTGTCCTGATTGCTATGGTTCCATCTTTGCCAAAACCGAATACCGAAAGCCATTCCAGCCGATGCTTCGCCCCTCGGCTCAAGCAATTGCATGCGATTTTGGCGTTGGACCATGGTATCGTATTGCCTGGCTCCTCACCTTGAAAAACGAAGTGCCGGATCTACGACTCTTTCATGAGGTTGCCAAAGCCATATCTACCACTTACAGCCTACCGTGCCCTGGTGACAGAGTCACCACCCGTAATTGGCTAACGCTCTGGAATCCATACACTCGACAGCCTGTATATGATTTTACCATATGTCCCCAATGCGCTCAAATTATCCAGGCACTGTTCCCCAATCTGACTGGCATTTTCATTCCTCTGGACTCCCGCTCAGAACCTACTAGGGGGCTTTGCGCGATGCGTTTTAAGCCAAAAAGAAAACGTTTCGTCATGTACTTTGACGCTATGGAAACGACTTCAGACCAAGCTCGACTGGAACAGGAAGAGCCAGACCTTGGCACACTTGCacaagaagttgagaagatggccgcAGTGAGCGAGTGTCAAGAGGACAAGCCAATCACCAACGGATACTGGCATATCATGCAATACCTTCGACAGTTCTCTGTCTGTGGCGAATGCTTCGATGAGGTCGTCAGGCCATTAATAAAAGACGACAATGTCATCGCTCGCAACTTTTATATGAAGCCACAAAAGCTGCCACTCGCAACCTGCCAGCTCTACTCTAATCGAATGAGAGAGATTTTTAAAAAGGCGTGCCGGTGGAATGACCCCAAATACCTAGAAGCCAAGGTACTTGAGAGGATGGATGTCGAAGCCATGATTCACGAAAAACTGGCCAAGTTGGACAGATCTAAacatgaagacgaggattgGGTTGAGGAACAGGTAGATAAGTATATTCAAGAATGGAAGAGGTGGGAATGA